The Quadrisphaera sp. RL12-1S genome has a segment encoding these proteins:
- a CDS encoding glycosyltransferase, translating to MLGDPTPTTATPTPGTTGAVTVLHVPGDHDYVEHTGDPRVPGVVVLESPRAPGSGWAPSPALDAAWVTENAHRFDVLHLHFGFEGRTPQQLHDLLTAVHRAGRALVLTVHDLENPHLTDQRPYTALLDVLVPGADAVVTLTPGAAAEVARRWGVEALVVPHPHIAPLEEIGRPRGPRPEGDRLVGVHLKSLRANLVAVPVLRSLAAAVQGLAGVRLRVDVHAEALDPGFGRHDPELARWLSEAHDRGDIDLHVHDRFDDAQLSDYLRSLDVSVLAYGHGTHSGWLELCHDLGTPVLAGRTGYLHEQQPLVEVDLLDPDDVARGLRRALDGVPGAAATAAQRREQRREVAGAHRDLYRRLTSSAARA from the coding sequence GTGCTCGGCGACCCCACCCCGACGACGGCGACGCCGACGCCAGGGACCACCGGCGCCGTCACCGTGCTGCACGTGCCCGGTGACCACGACTACGTCGAGCACACCGGTGACCCGCGCGTGCCCGGCGTCGTCGTCCTCGAGTCCCCCCGGGCGCCGGGCAGCGGGTGGGCGCCCTCCCCGGCGCTGGACGCCGCGTGGGTGACGGAGAACGCCCACCGCTTCGACGTGCTGCACCTGCACTTCGGCTTCGAGGGGCGCACGCCGCAGCAGCTGCACGACCTCCTCACCGCCGTCCACCGCGCCGGCAGGGCCCTGGTGCTGACGGTGCACGACCTGGAGAACCCCCACCTCACCGACCAGCGCCCCTACACCGCGCTGCTCGACGTGCTGGTGCCCGGGGCGGACGCCGTCGTGACGCTGACCCCCGGTGCCGCGGCGGAGGTCGCCCGGCGCTGGGGCGTCGAGGCGCTCGTGGTGCCGCACCCGCACATCGCCCCGCTGGAGGAGATCGGCCGGCCCCGCGGTCCCCGTCCCGAGGGCGACCGCCTCGTGGGGGTGCACCTCAAGAGCCTGCGCGCCAACCTCGTGGCGGTGCCGGTGCTGCGGAGCCTCGCCGCCGCGGTGCAGGGCCTCGCGGGGGTGCGGCTGCGCGTGGACGTGCACGCCGAGGCGCTCGACCCCGGCTTCGGCCGCCACGACCCGGAGCTGGCCCGCTGGCTGAGCGAGGCCCACGACCGCGGCGACATCGACCTGCACGTCCACGACCGCTTCGACGACGCGCAGCTGAGCGACTACCTGCGCTCCCTCGACGTCTCCGTGCTCGCCTACGGCCACGGCACCCACTCGGGCTGGCTGGAGCTCTGCCACGACCTCGGCACCCCCGTGCTCGCGGGCCGGACCGGCTACCTGCACGAGCAGCAGCCGCTGGTGGAGGTGGACCTGCTCGACCCCGACGACGTCGCCCGCGGCCTGCGGCGCGCGCTCGACGGCGTGCCGGGCGCGGCCGCCACCGCGGCGCAGCGCCGCGAGCAGCGCCGCGAGGTGGCCGGCGCCCACCGCGACCTCTACCGGCGCCTCACCAGCTCGGCGGCCCGCGCGTGA
- a CDS encoding HD domain-containing phosphohydrolase: protein MITGPTQNYADPTLTARRARPLLAMAVRVAVVVGPFVLALVVGLVAAVALPPDRLGLPVWLWLGGVVLLTSGALFVCSRWLRRLAPLSALLRLTLVLPDGVPHRFTLARRRWSPGALEGSHRGGEASGQRVLALVATLAAHDDRTRAHGERVQAYAALIGRELGLSEPDVDRLSWVALLHDVGKVHVPVEVINKTGRPSEEEWAQLQGHPHHGGELVAPLRDWLGDWLDGVEQHHERWDGRGYPRALAGEDISLAARIIAVADTYDVITSARSYKKPMTAEQARAEITRCAGEQFDPAVVRALLGVGIGSLRRVAGPATLLAALPFGLAAPAQAATAVTSAASTAGAHALTAVAVAAAGVGGAVTAAGAFDLPAATAAARTQLVAAVLGDDDGGAASPSTAAAPGSGSGADPALGRSATPAVTGGAAAAAAPDAAGAPAAGQSGAVGTPSGSAALAGGTPAAPSAAGAGTSAAEVRTGASSSGVPLAGPSVSVPGVSVPGVSGPSVSVPSVSVPGVTVPRVSVPGGTVPPVSVPSVSVPPVSVPSVTVPPVSVPSVSVPSVSVPSVTVPRVSVAPSQPTSQPTSQPSSAPTSVPRITLPPVFGR, encoded by the coding sequence GTGATCACTGGTCCCACCCAGAACTACGCCGACCCGACGCTCACCGCCCGGCGCGCCCGCCCGCTGCTCGCGATGGCCGTGCGGGTCGCCGTCGTCGTCGGCCCGTTCGTGCTGGCGCTGGTGGTGGGGCTGGTGGCGGCCGTCGCCCTCCCGCCGGACCGGCTCGGGCTGCCCGTGTGGCTGTGGCTGGGCGGGGTGGTGCTCCTCACCTCCGGTGCGCTGTTCGTGTGCTCGCGCTGGTTGCGACGGCTGGCTCCGCTGTCGGCGCTGCTGCGCCTCACCCTGGTGCTGCCCGACGGTGTGCCGCACCGCTTCACCCTCGCGCGGCGCCGCTGGTCACCGGGGGCCCTGGAGGGGTCCCACCGCGGGGGAGAGGCCTCCGGCCAGCGGGTGCTGGCGCTGGTGGCCACCCTCGCCGCCCACGACGACCGCACACGCGCCCACGGCGAGCGGGTGCAGGCCTACGCCGCGCTCATCGGCCGGGAGCTGGGCCTGTCAGAGCCGGACGTCGACCGCCTCAGCTGGGTGGCGCTGCTGCACGACGTCGGCAAGGTGCACGTGCCGGTGGAGGTCATCAACAAGACCGGGCGCCCCAGCGAGGAGGAGTGGGCCCAGCTCCAGGGCCACCCGCACCACGGCGGTGAGCTGGTGGCGCCGCTGCGCGACTGGCTGGGCGACTGGCTGGACGGCGTCGAGCAGCACCACGAGCGCTGGGACGGCCGCGGCTACCCCCGCGCGCTGGCGGGGGAGGACATCTCGCTGGCAGCCCGCATCATCGCGGTGGCCGACACCTACGACGTCATCACCTCCGCCCGCTCCTACAAGAAGCCCATGACCGCCGAGCAGGCCCGCGCTGAGATCACGCGCTGCGCGGGGGAGCAGTTCGACCCCGCGGTCGTCCGGGCCCTGCTGGGCGTGGGCATCGGCTCTCTGCGCCGGGTGGCCGGCCCGGCGACGCTGCTCGCCGCCCTGCCCTTCGGCCTGGCCGCCCCCGCGCAGGCCGCCACCGCGGTGACCTCCGCCGCCTCCACCGCCGGCGCCCACGCGCTGACGGCGGTGGCCGTGGCCGCGGCGGGCGTCGGGGGAGCGGTGACCGCGGCCGGCGCCTTCGACCTCCCCGCGGCCACGGCTGCCGCGCGCACCCAGCTCGTGGCAGCGGTGCTCGGGGACGACGACGGCGGCGCTGCGTCCCCGAGCACCGCCGCGGCCCCCGGGAGCGGGTCGGGAGCGGATCCGGCGCTCGGCCGGTCCGCGACGCCGGCCGTCACCGGCGGTGCGGCCGCAGCGGCGGCACCGGATGCCGCAGGGGCACCCGCCGCGGGCCAGTCCGGCGCTGTGGGGACCCCGTCGGGCAGCGCCGCACTCGCCGGCGGCACGCCCGCAGCGCCGTCGGCCGCTGGGGCGGGCACCTCAGCGGCGGAGGTGCGGACCGGCGCGTCGTCGTCCGGGGTGCCGCTGGCGGGACCGTCGGTGTCGGTGCCGGGGGTGTCCGTGCCGGGCGTGTCGGGGCCGTCGGTGTCCGTGCCGTCCGTCTCGGTGCCCGGCGTGACCGTGCCTCGGGTGTCGGTGCCGGGGGGGACCGTGCCTCCGGTGTCGGTGCCGTCCGTCTCGGTGCCGCCGGTCTCGGTGCCGTCCGTGACCGTGCCCCCGGTGTCGGTGCCGTCCGTCTCGGTGCCGTCCGTCTCGGTGCCGTCCGTGACCGTGCCGCGGGTGAGCGTCGCACCGTCGCAGCCGACCTCGCAGCCGACCTCGCAGCCCTCCTCCGCACCCACCTCGGTTCCGAGGATCACGCTGCCGCCGGTGTTCGGGCGCTGA
- a CDS encoding helix-turn-helix transcriptional regulator, producing the protein MEVLLDRTAQLGAITAALEGAAARRGTTVVLTGPPGAGFSAVLEAAAHTARATPRWLLVRARAVQEEAGIERALLQQLVSPLVEELDRLAAAGEELAPAPRAALDTASGWAVPAPGQVPLSMAVLWGLEVVARSRPVLLAVDDVPWADPASLEVLRFLTRRLSGVSACLLLAAPGAEPALDWPDADRVLELAPLEPAAAEALLARVAPDSGPHARERVVRLAAGRPRRLVDLGRLAQASAPTATTVALHSAALPWVQRAVQELRTRPEPERRRLLLAGLLDDPAGAPLVRRAEHLLAGGARPDAPADARYVEGLTEPLAEAVPDPLLAEVAAEGVEPEERSRAHRAWVAVLEPAAATARDQGRAELAVRLAAEARRQEGLALVLAAPSAPPEHDETARRGAAAPRLRAAARELVRHDPRRAGDLLTLAAQLEDDDARRTDLLRAAEVASALGRTLLAGVLTERAGAPRTPLDEAVAARTDAVRALARGEHEAAAGQLVRALQRCADAVGQSLEPSGTDGAGQEHDGDRGPGGAAALAQDEALLTAAVLAVVARRSADSTTDSSAGRALRGAGERLPDSLAARVRRLASLLVPWRDAVPEEQLEALLEALDVLDRGPVPVLRWAADVARALGRGDLVLAVAGSRAPHLTGPAAVDLHLARYAASLDSSIARAERHIEAARGQLRHAPELAPAVAQAQAVVDVVRCYSASELEGPLPPVEPLTTETDGARWAHAQSHRLRGEVQLAAQALRPLWVAGRAPSTGALVSSIPYVMSLKASGADPAELRAVLDQVAAWAQGSGAPLARVSRLLCEALTSDDLAEQEALLTTAAAQGGPALVTGTAQLALGMLLRRARRAVAARDPLQRAAEVFEGAGMPGFARQAQRELAATAPQRPLRRVGSRELTSQEREVAHLAAQGASNAEVALSLGISSRTVAHHLQKVYAKLGITGRQQLSARLDRV; encoded by the coding sequence GTGGAGGTGCTCCTCGACAGGACGGCGCAGCTGGGCGCCATCACCGCAGCGCTCGAGGGCGCCGCGGCCCGGCGCGGCACGACCGTGGTGCTCACCGGACCACCCGGTGCGGGGTTCAGCGCCGTGCTGGAGGCCGCCGCGCACACCGCGCGGGCCACGCCCCGCTGGCTCCTGGTGCGCGCTCGCGCGGTCCAGGAGGAGGCCGGCATCGAACGCGCCCTGCTGCAGCAGCTGGTGAGCCCCCTCGTGGAGGAGCTGGACCGGCTCGCGGCCGCCGGGGAGGAGCTCGCGCCCGCCCCGCGCGCGGCCCTGGACACCGCGAGCGGCTGGGCGGTGCCTGCCCCCGGACAGGTGCCGCTGTCCATGGCGGTGCTCTGGGGCCTGGAGGTCGTGGCGCGCAGCCGGCCGGTGCTGCTGGCGGTCGACGACGTCCCGTGGGCGGACCCCGCCTCGCTGGAGGTGCTGCGGTTCCTCACCCGTCGCCTGTCCGGGGTCTCGGCCTGCCTGCTCCTGGCGGCCCCGGGAGCGGAGCCGGCCCTGGACTGGCCGGACGCGGACCGCGTGCTGGAGCTGGCCCCGCTGGAGCCCGCGGCGGCCGAGGCGCTGCTGGCGCGGGTCGCCCCGGACTCCGGTCCGCACGCGCGCGAGCGCGTGGTGCGGCTCGCGGCGGGCCGCCCCCGCCGGCTGGTGGACCTGGGCCGGCTCGCGCAGGCCTCCGCCCCCACCGCCACCACGGTCGCCCTGCACAGCGCCGCGCTGCCGTGGGTGCAGCGAGCGGTGCAGGAGCTCCGGACGCGTCCGGAGCCCGAGCGCCGCAGGCTGCTGCTGGCCGGGCTGCTGGACGACCCGGCCGGGGCGCCGCTCGTCCGGCGCGCCGAGCACCTCCTCGCCGGTGGCGCCCGCCCCGACGCCCCCGCGGACGCCCGCTACGTCGAGGGGCTGACCGAGCCGCTGGCCGAGGCCGTGCCCGACCCGCTCCTGGCGGAGGTGGCCGCGGAGGGGGTGGAGCCCGAGGAGCGGTCCCGGGCGCACCGGGCCTGGGTGGCGGTGCTCGAGCCCGCCGCGGCCACGGCGCGGGACCAGGGCCGTGCGGAGCTCGCCGTGCGGTTGGCCGCGGAAGCGCGGCGGCAGGAAGGGCTGGCCCTCGTGCTGGCTGCGCCCTCCGCGCCGCCCGAGCACGACGAGACCGCACGGCGGGGCGCGGCGGCGCCCCGGCTGCGCGCCGCGGCGCGGGAGCTGGTGCGCCACGACCCGCGTCGCGCCGGCGACCTGCTCACCCTCGCCGCGCAGCTGGAGGACGACGACGCGCGCCGCACCGACCTGCTCCGCGCCGCGGAGGTCGCCTCCGCCCTGGGACGCACGCTGCTCGCCGGCGTGCTCACCGAGCGGGCCGGCGCCCCGCGCACCCCGCTGGACGAGGCCGTCGCGGCGCGCACGGACGCGGTGCGGGCCCTGGCGCGGGGAGAGCACGAGGCGGCCGCGGGCCAGCTGGTCCGGGCCCTGCAGCGCTGCGCGGACGCCGTCGGCCAGTCCCTCGAGCCGTCCGGCACGGACGGCGCGGGGCAGGAGCACGACGGCGACCGAGGACCCGGGGGAGCAGCGGCCCTGGCGCAGGACGAGGCGCTGCTCACGGCGGCGGTGCTGGCGGTGGTGGCTCGGCGCAGCGCCGACAGCACCACCGACAGCAGCGCCGGGCGGGCGTTGCGCGGTGCGGGCGAGCGGCTGCCGGACTCCCTCGCCGCGAGGGTCCGGCGCCTGGCGAGCCTGCTGGTGCCGTGGCGGGACGCGGTGCCGGAGGAGCAGCTGGAGGCGCTGCTCGAGGCGCTCGACGTGCTCGACCGCGGTCCGGTGCCCGTGCTCCGGTGGGCCGCGGACGTCGCCCGGGCGCTGGGACGCGGTGACCTCGTGCTGGCCGTGGCGGGATCTCGGGCGCCGCACCTCACCGGTCCCGCGGCGGTGGACCTGCACCTCGCGCGGTACGCGGCCAGCTTGGACAGCTCGATCGCCCGGGCGGAGCGGCACATCGAGGCCGCGCGCGGCCAGCTGCGGCACGCCCCGGAGCTGGCCCCGGCGGTGGCGCAGGCCCAGGCGGTGGTGGACGTGGTGCGCTGCTACAGCGCGAGCGAGCTGGAGGGACCGCTGCCGCCGGTGGAGCCCCTCACCACCGAGACGGACGGCGCCCGCTGGGCGCACGCCCAGAGCCACCGCCTGCGCGGAGAGGTACAGCTGGCGGCGCAGGCGCTGCGCCCCCTGTGGGTCGCCGGGCGGGCGCCCAGCACCGGCGCGCTCGTGAGCTCCATCCCCTACGTGATGTCCCTCAAGGCGTCCGGTGCCGACCCCGCCGAGCTGCGCGCCGTCCTCGACCAGGTGGCCGCGTGGGCGCAGGGCAGCGGCGCGCCGCTGGCGCGCGTGAGCAGGCTCCTGTGCGAAGCGCTGACCAGCGACGACCTGGCCGAGCAGGAGGCACTGCTCACGACCGCCGCGGCGCAGGGAGGTCCCGCCCTGGTGACGGGCACCGCCCAGCTCGCGCTGGGGATGCTCCTGCGCCGGGCGCGCCGCGCGGTGGCCGCCCGGGACCCGCTCCAGCGCGCCGCCGAGGTCTTCGAGGGTGCAGGCATGCCCGGCTTCGCCCGGCAGGCGCAGCGAGAGCTGGCGGCCACCGCGCCGCAGCGGCCGCTGCGGCGCGTGGGGTCGCGCGAGCTCACCAGCCAGGAGCGCGAGGTGGCGCACCTGGCAGCGCAGGGGGCCAGCAACGCCGAGGTGGCGCTGAGCCTGGGCATCAGCTCGCGCACCGTGGCGCACCACCTGCAGAAGGTCTACGCCAAGCTCGGCATCACCGGCCGCCAGCAGCTCAGCGCCCGTCTCGACAGGGTGTGA
- a CDS encoding universal stress protein, with product MSTSEQHRDVRRRPAPPPPGRRHVVTGYDGSEGAERALAWAAREAERLDAPLRVVVCVDWHPVASPEAAGALLAPPDLRRLGEELAERAATRVHEEHPGLALTTAVHDWASAVPVLLEESGAARLVVLGSRGHGAFADLMLGSTSAQVAVHARCPVVVVRPPEGRPAGTTTAMTMVERGVVVGADSSPTARCALRFALRAAAVRGTEVTAVRAWQPPSLWGASQHGPAHQQLLALERAQADLLEEVVREAQAADGTGVVVHRRVVREHPAAALLHAAAGAELLVVGSRGSGGFRGLLLGSVSRAVIHHARTAVAVVHGDRDD from the coding sequence GTGTCCACCTCGGAGCAGCACCGCGACGTCCGCCGCCGACCCGCACCGCCGCCGCCCGGCAGGCGCCACGTGGTGACCGGGTACGACGGCTCCGAGGGCGCCGAGCGAGCCCTCGCCTGGGCGGCCCGGGAGGCCGAGCGGCTGGACGCCCCGCTGCGGGTGGTGGTGTGCGTCGACTGGCACCCCGTGGCCAGCCCGGAGGCCGCCGGCGCCCTGCTGGCACCGCCGGACCTGCGCCGACTCGGCGAGGAGCTCGCCGAGCGGGCCGCCACCCGGGTCCACGAGGAGCACCCGGGGCTGGCCCTGACCACCGCCGTGCACGACTGGGCCTCCGCCGTCCCGGTGCTGCTGGAGGAGAGCGGCGCGGCGCGGCTGGTGGTGCTGGGCTCGCGCGGCCACGGCGCCTTCGCCGACCTCATGCTCGGCTCCACCAGCGCGCAGGTGGCCGTGCACGCGCGCTGCCCCGTCGTCGTCGTCAGACCCCCCGAGGGGCGACCAGCGGGGACGACGACGGCGATGACGATGGTGGAGCGCGGCGTCGTCGTGGGCGCCGACAGCTCACCGACCGCCCGGTGCGCCCTGCGCTTCGCCCTGCGGGCGGCCGCGGTGCGCGGCACCGAGGTGACGGCCGTGCGCGCGTGGCAGCCGCCGTCCCTGTGGGGTGCCAGCCAGCACGGGCCCGCGCACCAGCAGCTGCTGGCGCTGGAGCGCGCCCAGGCCGACCTGCTCGAGGAGGTGGTCCGCGAGGCGCAGGCGGCGGACGGGACGGGCGTGGTGGTGCACCGGCGGGTGGTGCGCGAGCACCCCGCAGCGGCGCTGCTGCACGCCGCCGCCGGGGCGGAGCTGCTGGTGGTGGGCTCACGCGGGTCCGGCGGGTTCCGCGGCCTGCTGCTGGGGTCGGTGAGCCGCGCGGTCATCCACCACGCGCGCACCGCCGTGGCCGTGGTGCACGGGGACCGGGACGACTGA
- a CDS encoding HelD family protein yields MLAAEGAFLEHVGDCLAHMRSTAEALVDVGGDAYASERLGAQRAERLRALADLPDVPAFFGRIDDPGRALHIGRRHVVDPAGDPQVIDWRAPVSRTYYQASAADPQGLLLRRRFGFSRGELTSYEDEDLAGAGGPPPEDDGGPALGALVVAEIERPRSGPMRDIVATIQPDQDDIVRAPIEESVCIQGAPGTGKTAVGLHRAAFLLYSHAERLRRSGVLVVGPNRAFLHYIDQVLPALGEVDVTQRTVADLGPAVAVRAVDAPEVEAVKADPRLAQVLLRALLDGVREPVGDVEDVVLELADRRYRVRAHRVAAVVRTLAEKVAAPAERREVYYAAARTRLARAVAEDARRQGEAAGFAPTDGETARAARSKPVKAAVDALWPARRAVDLLADLYSDPALLARAAEGLLDADEQAALRWETRPRSLARAPWTAADVVLLDEVEGLLERPETFEHIVVDEAQDLTAMQCRAIGRRLATGSLTVLGDLAQATHHASLGRWSAVMSHLGRPQATVRPLTVGYRVPGEVLDFAARLLPSIAPDLPGPRAARRAPGSLRLREAADLVEVTAERAAQEGSTAVICTDAAVEATADALRAAGLDVAVLGDSGTGDQLSGHVVVVPAGLAKGLEHDHVVVLDPAAVVAAEPRGLQRLYVVLTRAVTSLTVVGAEGLPAPLTPP; encoded by the coding sequence GTGCTCGCCGCCGAGGGCGCCTTCCTCGAGCACGTCGGCGACTGCCTGGCGCACATGCGCAGCACCGCCGAGGCGCTCGTGGACGTCGGCGGTGACGCCTACGCCTCCGAGCGGCTCGGGGCCCAGCGCGCCGAGCGGCTGCGCGCCCTGGCCGACCTGCCCGACGTCCCGGCGTTCTTCGGGCGCATCGACGACCCGGGGCGCGCGCTGCACATCGGGCGCCGCCACGTGGTGGACCCGGCGGGCGACCCGCAGGTCATCGACTGGCGCGCGCCCGTCAGCCGCACCTACTACCAGGCCAGCGCCGCCGACCCCCAGGGCCTGCTGCTGCGCCGGCGCTTCGGCTTCTCCCGCGGCGAGCTGACCAGCTACGAGGACGAGGACCTCGCCGGAGCGGGCGGCCCGCCACCGGAGGACGACGGCGGGCCCGCGCTCGGGGCTCTGGTGGTCGCGGAGATCGAGCGCCCGCGCAGCGGGCCCATGCGCGACATCGTCGCCACCATCCAGCCCGACCAGGACGACATCGTCCGCGCCCCGATCGAGGAGTCCGTCTGCATCCAGGGTGCCCCGGGCACCGGCAAGACCGCCGTCGGGCTGCACCGCGCGGCGTTCCTGCTCTACAGCCACGCGGAGCGGCTGCGCCGCAGCGGCGTGCTGGTGGTGGGCCCGAACCGGGCGTTCCTGCACTACATCGACCAGGTGCTGCCCGCCCTGGGCGAGGTGGACGTCACCCAGCGCACGGTCGCCGACCTCGGCCCCGCGGTGGCGGTCCGCGCCGTCGACGCCCCTGAGGTCGAGGCCGTCAAGGCCGACCCGCGCCTGGCTCAGGTGCTCCTGCGGGCGCTGCTGGACGGCGTGCGCGAGCCCGTCGGGGACGTCGAGGACGTCGTCCTGGAGCTGGCGGACCGGCGCTACCGGGTGCGGGCGCACCGGGTGGCGGCCGTGGTGCGCACCCTGGCGGAGAAGGTCGCCGCCCCGGCGGAGCGCCGCGAGGTCTACTACGCCGCGGCGCGCACCCGGCTGGCGAGGGCCGTCGCCGAGGACGCCCGCCGCCAGGGCGAGGCCGCCGGCTTCGCCCCCACCGACGGCGAGACCGCGCGGGCCGCGCGCAGCAAGCCGGTCAAGGCCGCGGTCGACGCCCTCTGGCCGGCGCGCCGCGCCGTCGACCTGCTCGCGGACCTCTACAGCGACCCGGCGCTGCTGGCCCGGGCCGCCGAGGGGCTCCTGGACGCCGACGAGCAGGCCGCCCTGCGCTGGGAGACGCGCCCCCGCTCGCTGGCCCGCGCCCCCTGGACGGCGGCCGACGTCGTCCTGCTCGACGAGGTCGAGGGGCTGCTGGAGCGCCCGGAGACCTTCGAGCACATCGTCGTCGACGAGGCCCAGGACCTCACCGCCATGCAGTGCCGCGCGATCGGGCGGCGGCTGGCCACCGGGTCGCTCACGGTCCTCGGCGACCTCGCGCAGGCCACCCACCACGCCTCCCTGGGGCGCTGGTCCGCGGTGATGAGCCACCTGGGCCGACCGCAGGCGACCGTGCGGCCCCTCACGGTCGGCTACCGCGTGCCGGGTGAGGTGCTCGACTTCGCCGCCCGGCTGCTGCCCTCGATCGCCCCCGACCTGCCCGGTCCGCGGGCGGCCCGGCGCGCCCCCGGCTCGCTGCGGCTGCGTGAGGCCGCCGACCTGGTGGAGGTGACCGCCGAACGCGCCGCCCAGGAGGGGTCGACGGCCGTCATCTGCACCGACGCCGCCGTCGAGGCCACCGCCGACGCGCTGCGGGCGGCGGGTCTCGACGTCGCCGTGCTCGGGGACAGCGGCACCGGAGACCAGCTCTCCGGTCACGTGGTGGTGGTCCCGGCCGGCCTCGCGAAGGGCCTCGAGCACGACCACGTCGTCGTGCTCGACCCCGCCGCCGTCGTCGCGGCCGAGCCCCGCGGCCTGCAGCGCCTCTACGTGGTGCTCACCCGAGCCGTCACGAGCCTCACGGTGGTCGGCGCCGAGGGCCTCCCCGCCCCCCTCACCCCACCGTGA
- a CDS encoding DUF6328 family protein codes for MAGVEQPGQPTTSAGWRDERGETALAQLDRHWVELLQELRVVQTGVQVLTGFLLTLPFQSRFEQAPTWQVVVYLVAVGLAVLATALFAAPVSVHRALFRRRARAELVAVGHRCAVAGLACLAGALVAVVLLVVAVLLGGGPGLVAGGVAVVVFAGLWGVLPFTLRRRALRTTRQPTP; via the coding sequence ATGGCCGGCGTGGAGCAGCCCGGACAGCCGACGACCAGCGCCGGGTGGCGCGACGAGCGCGGTGAGACCGCGCTGGCGCAGCTGGACCGCCACTGGGTCGAGCTGCTCCAGGAGCTGCGCGTGGTCCAGACCGGCGTGCAGGTGCTCACCGGCTTCCTGCTGACGCTGCCGTTCCAGTCCCGCTTCGAGCAGGCGCCCACCTGGCAGGTGGTGGTCTACCTCGTGGCGGTGGGGCTGGCGGTGCTGGCCACGGCCCTGTTCGCCGCGCCGGTCAGCGTGCACCGGGCCCTGTTCCGGCGCCGCGCTCGCGCGGAGCTGGTGGCCGTCGGGCACCGCTGCGCCGTGGCGGGGCTGGCGTGCCTGGCGGGGGCGCTGGTCGCCGTCGTCCTGCTGGTGGTGGCGGTGCTCCTGGGCGGCGGCCCGGGCCTCGTGGCCGGTGGTGTCGCCGTCGTCGTCTTCGCCGGGCTGTGGGGCGTGCTGCCGTTCACGCTGCGCCGCCGCGCGCTGCGCACCACCCGCCAGCCCACCCCATGA
- a CDS encoding MarR family transcriptional regulator, with amino-acid sequence MPAATDASAEFSAALEDLLSWARRLAPPGDLSLASTTLLARLARDGGSGVSALAAAEGVSQPAMSQMVARLERDGLVARTAHPQDGRALVVVLTDAGRELVGARRAARAAALADLLETAPDGDAEVLLAATPALTRLARAATDRRGALALA; translated from the coding sequence GTGCCTGCAGCAACCGACGCCTCCGCCGAGTTCTCGGCGGCGCTCGAGGACCTGCTCAGCTGGGCCCGGCGCCTGGCACCCCCCGGTGACCTGAGCCTGGCCTCCACCACACTGCTCGCCCGCCTCGCGCGGGACGGCGGCTCGGGCGTCTCGGCCCTGGCCGCCGCCGAGGGCGTCAGCCAGCCGGCGATGAGCCAGATGGTCGCCCGCCTCGAGCGCGACGGCCTCGTCGCCCGCACGGCGCACCCGCAGGACGGGCGGGCCCTCGTCGTCGTCCTGACCGACGCGGGCCGCGAGCTGGTGGGCGCGCGCCGCGCAGCCCGCGCCGCGGCGCTGGCCGACCTGCTCGAGACCGCCCCCGACGGCGACGCCGAGGTGCTCCTGGCCGCAACGCCCGCCCTCACGCGCCTGGCGCGCGCGGCGACCGACCGGCGCGGCGCCCTCGCACTCGCCTGA
- a CDS encoding LLM class flavin-dependent oxidoreductase codes for MTGLFGLPVSVVSAPHPRRPARSWLEQVVAWDAAGVDTLLVPDAAGLPSVVPALAAAAAVTTRIRLRPWVLAAPLRSPQVVVREVAALQHLSDGRAELGIGTGRPDAAADAAALGVPWPARASERLAQLEAVVSAVREGVPDAPVVVAAAGPKALAVAGRVADVVALATPPHATGDDVTALAATATGAGGPSGGQRSPRLAWQLVAVGDRTSAFVARSGATGAGLRAAGAAGALPADAHEAREQIAGLVRRCGIGELVVPEELAADVLALRR; via the coding sequence ATGACGGGGCTGTTCGGGCTGCCGGTCTCGGTGGTCTCCGCGCCGCACCCGCGCCGCCCTGCCCGGTCCTGGCTCGAGCAGGTCGTGGCCTGGGACGCCGCCGGCGTCGACACCCTCCTCGTGCCCGACGCCGCCGGGCTGCCGTCGGTGGTGCCGGCGCTCGCAGCGGCCGCGGCCGTCACCACGCGCATCCGGCTGCGCCCGTGGGTGCTCGCGGCACCGCTGCGCAGCCCGCAGGTGGTGGTCCGCGAGGTCGCGGCGCTGCAGCACCTGTCCGACGGACGCGCGGAGCTGGGGATCGGCACCGGTCGCCCGGACGCGGCCGCCGACGCCGCCGCGCTGGGCGTGCCGTGGCCCGCGCGGGCCTCCGAGCGGCTCGCCCAGCTGGAGGCCGTCGTCTCCGCGGTGCGCGAGGGCGTGCCGGACGCGCCCGTCGTCGTCGCCGCGGCCGGGCCGAAGGCGCTCGCGGTGGCGGGCCGGGTGGCCGACGTCGTCGCCCTGGCCACACCGCCGCACGCGACCGGCGACGACGTCACGGCGCTCGCCGCAACCGCCACCGGTGCGGGTGGCCCCAGCGGCGGCCAGCGGTCACCGCGGCTGGCGTGGCAGCTGGTCGCCGTGGGGGACCGGACCAGCGCCTTCGTCGCGCGGTCCGGCGCCACCGGTGCCGGGCTGCGGGCCGCTGGGGCCGCCGGTGCGCTGCCCGCGGACGCGCACGAGGCCCGCGAGCAGATCGCGGGCCTCGTGCGGCGGTGCGGGATCGGGGAGCTCGTCGTCCCCGAGGAGCTCGCGGCGGACGTGCTGGCCCTCAGGCGGTGA